GCTTGGACACATCAGATTGGGTTTGCCTGGCCCCGCGGAGCCCTGCAGCAGTTTGTGGGCCTCTGGCGCCACCTGCTGGCCTCAGCGGATTCCCAAGCTTGTACTCCTTGGTCAGTGACGTGCATTCCCCTAGGTGAGTCCCACCAGGGCTGGAGCAGAGCCCCTAGCCCTCTTTGGGCCCCCACGGTTTCCACTGCGGTGAGACCCCTGGACCAGATGGCATGTGCTTTCCGGTCATGGCTGCTTATCATATTTCTTTGGGAGCCCCTTGCAAAACGTGGACTCTGGCCCCCCACTTCAGATACCTATAGAGTCAGACTCCAGGTGGTGGGGCCCAGGAAACTCCGTTGCTAAGGGTCGGGTACCACTGAGCTAGAGGAAGTATCCTGATGAGAGAGACTGCTGGGGAGGCAGGTTCTGAACTGGACACTTGAGGTACAGTGGGGAACAAGGCAGTTTCTGCTACGAGGCTCTAGTATTCTGAGCACGGTGGAGACGGACAGGTTTTGAAGGTGCGTGGCAATCCCAGGTGCCTGGGCCCTGACTCCGCCCCCTCCACTGCCAGGGAAGGAAGAAACTCATACTTCCAAGGGTTCCTTCCTTTCTCATGGGGACAGAGGGGAGAAACCAAGAGGCAGGACTTGTAGCTGCCCTCATCCCTGCTAGGCTCTGTTGTTCCCTCTCCCTGATGGGGGTCTCATTCCCTTCCCTCCTGGAGGCtggcgtggggggcgggggtgtcctGCACGTCGGGCTGTGTGGCCTTCACGCTCACAGGACCCTGTGTCTTTCCCTCTCAGTCAGATATCGGCTTTGGAAAACTGGAAACGTATGTGAAACTGGACAAACTGGGGGAGGTAAGAGGCTGGGCAGGCGGTGAGGAGCAGGGACAGGCTCTCCGGTGCCGCCCTGTCCTGCCTTATTGCCCCTGCCCCGTGGAGACATACCATCTTGGCCATCCAATCTGGCCCAGCCTTTTGCAGGCGTTGAGGGGGGCCTGGGTCCTGGAGGAGGGCATGAGGATGGCGTGGGGCCTGTGGGCTCTGGGCGTAAACcagtttgtctgtttttcctgCAAGTATTTCTCTGGGTTCGAATCCTGTCTCTGCCATTTAttagctctgtggccttgggccagttatgtgacctctctgtgccttttttttttcctctgtcaaaTGGAGATGCGACGGCTGTGTATCCTGGGGCTGTCGCGAGGGCAGGCTCCGTTACTATGATAAGCTTGCATGCACGCTTACACCGTGCCTGGCACAGGGGCCGCCATGTGGGCCGTTAGCTGTCTCTGTTACCACTGCGCCCTGCTTTGTGGCAGGGCCTCGGGGCGGCCAGAGGTTTATAGACAGGAGGAAGACAcagccgtctccctccaggaatCCAGAGAGGAGACCTACCTGTAAACATCAACATAAGGAAGAACAAAACTGGCGTTCTGACAGAAGGGCGCCTCCCCTGCTGGGGGCTCAGGGGAGGGACGGTTCATTCagaacagggaggagggaggacggAGTCAGAGAGAGATGGGCCTTGGAGCAAACAGGAATTTCAGTGACAGGAGAAGAGGGGGGCAAGGGCATAGCCcaagcagacacacagagaggaggGCGCTGGACAGAGGAGTGTGCGCCCTGAGTGTGGCCGGCGCTGTGGGGGTTCTTGTCCCCAGGGAACCTACGCCACGGTCTTCAAAGGGCGCAGCAAGCTGACGGAGAACCTCGTGGCCCTGAAGGAGATCCGGCTGGAGCACGAGGAGGGGGCACCTTGCACGGCCATCCGAGAGGGTATGGCACCCTAGGGTCCTGAgctcctgggggctcctgggaggagGGCTTCATTGACGTGAGCCCCAGTGGGAGCCTTGGGGCAGAAGGTCATTGCCGGAGTGGGGTCTGCTAGGGCTGATCCCAGGAAGAGAGGGTGTGAGGGGTGTGTGGGGCCACAGGGACCCAGGCAGGCCTGTCACCCCACAGTGTCTCTCCTGAGGAACCTAAAGCATGCCAATATTGTGACCCTGCATGACCTCATCCACACGGAGCGGTCTCTCACCCTGGTGTTTGAGTACCTGGTGAGTTGGGCTGGAGCTAGTGGCTTCTCCCCTGTGTGGTGGGgcatgggggcggggtggggggcagcccagGCCTTGTTCTAGAATCAGGTTCTCAGATGCTCCCATGCAGGAGTGGGCCCAGGGGGTGTAAGGGCAGCTCAGACCCTGGGCCCTGCCCAGGGAGGGGCTTCTGGCCAGAGGTCAAGACAGGTCAGGGCTGAGCCAGGCTCTGTGTTCCAGGACAGTGACCTGAAGCAGTATCTGGACCACTGCGGAAACCTCATGAGCATGCACAATGTCAAGGTGAGGGCCTCGGTAAGGGCTGCCTACCCCCGGGCGCCCCATTTCGGTCCCCATCTATTCTCAAGCCCAACACAGGCACCCGTCTTACCACCAGGGGCCCAGCGGCGAGGTTGCTCAGACCTTTCAAGGTATGAGGGCGTGCAAAGTCACTGCCATTCAGGGAATCCCAGGAACTGTGCTAATAAGCACCCTACCCCACCAGTGCAGATACACACCCTCTGCCACCATCTAGCCGATGATACAAAATTCCCTCTCCAACTCTGAGCACCAGttttccatctgtcaaatgggtatatgGACGAAAGGAGGCTTGTAGAGAAGCTTGAAGGGAGGAAAGACCCCTTCTGGCCATTGTGAGAGAACCAAGTGCATGGCTCCCAACCCCGGTGGCCTTCCTGGCCCTGCGTGGCCCCCCTCAGCTCCTGGCCAGACAGTGCACTGGCCGCCAGCACCCTGATGCCTCTTCCACACACCTGGGGCCCTCCCCTAGCGCCCCAGGGACCTCACCGCACACACCGCCCTCCCCACCCAAGCCATGGGGCAGAAATATAGATTCTCCCAGGCGGGACACACCCGCCTTCCACTGCTCACCTTTCTcatcccctcctccctcagattTTCATGTTCCAGCTGCTCCGGGGCCTTGCCTACTGCCACCGCCGCAAAATCCTGCACCGTGACCTGAAACCGCAGAACCTGCTCATTAGCGAGAGGGGAGAGCTGAAACTGGCTGACTTCGGTGAGGGCGGGGCCCGCCGGGGCCAGGGGGCGCGTCCGGGCCAGGGGGCGGGGCCCGCCCGCTCGCAGGGGCTGGGtgctggtggggggcagggagctgggaggCTCAGTGACGTGTCTGTCCCCAGGACTGGCGCGGGCCAAGTCAGTGCCCACGAAGACCTACTCCAATGAGGTGGTGACCCTGTGGTACAGGCCCCCTGATGTGCTGTTGGGGTCTACCGAGTACTCCACCCCCATTGATATGTGGTGAGTGAGCGCCGTGGGACCAGGGGGTTCCCACACCTCCACATTCACTTTTGCTGTCTCAAGGCCCTCTGCCAAGAACTGCCTAACCTCCTTTGACTAGAAGCCATGTGACCTCTTCCTGAAGTAACCGGATAGGAAAGAATTAAGTCTGGACTCTGTTAGCGTTCCCGGGGCTCTAAGTAGACCCTCCCTGGCTCTGCTTCTGAAATACTGCTGCAGGGATACCTAGGAGGTTCCCAGAGGGTGCGGGAGGGCCGCCACTGTAAATACGACGACTCTTCCCCAAGCATCAGTTCTACTGAAAATTTTGGAAAGGAtctattatttgtgtgtgtgtgttaaaattaACATGCATATGATTTGgtgtagaatgaaagaaaaaaaaatgagcccaATTTTAAAGCTGAAACCCAGGTTTCTGATTAATGCCACTGTGTTCTGTGCGCCGGGGTCCCCAAGAGAGTGGATTTGCAGACTCTGAGAATCCTCTGGACAGAGTCTGAGATAGCGCTGCTTTCGAAACTCTACATGGGTGCAGACCCAAACTCtatggggtgaggggagaggttAAAGCGCCCTAGAGCCCAGAGGAGCCCCAGAGAGAGACCCCAGTGGCGCATGCGGCTGTGCTAGCCTCCGCTGTCCTGGGCCGCCCACCCCAGAGCCAGGACCCTTGGAGCCACGATGGCAGGGCGTCCTTGGTGCCCTGGTGGAACAGCCCTAGGAAGGGCGGGTGCGAAGAGGCCCAGCCTGACGCCGCCCCTGCCCATTGCTCCCCGCAGGGGCGTGGGCTGCATCCACTACGAGATGGCCACGGGGAGGCCCCTCTTCCCCGGCTCCACGGTCAAGGAGGAGCTGCACCTCATCTTCCGACTCCTCGGTCAGTCTCCGGCCGCTCCCCCCTCTCGCCACCAGGGGGCGCCAGAACTCCGCCCAGCCCAGGCTCACACAGGGACTGGGAAGAGGggctcccactccctctccaccGGGCAGCGACCCCTGTGGCCTCTGCCATtgtctgcccccacctccttcaCTGCATCCTTCCCAGTCGCCCGTGGCCCTAGCCCCTCACTGTGCGCTTCCCACGCCTTCTCATCTCCCCAGGGACCCCTACGGAAGAGACGTGGCCCGGTGTGATGGCCCTGCCCGAGTTCAGAGCCTACAACTTCCCGCGGTACCTCCCGCAGCCACTCATCAGCCATGCTCCCAGGTAGCCCTGCTGCCCCACATCTTCTATCCTGGTCTTGGCCCGGGCTGTCCCTCCTGGAGGTGGCCTCCAGTCCCCCAACCAGGCCAGGCCTGTGCCAGTTCCTTCCTCCTGCAGGTTGGATACTGATGGCATCCACCTTCTGACCAGCCTCCTCCTGGTGagtgtgcccccctccccccccgtgGGGCCCAGGGACAGGCCGCCTGAAGGCCCAAGATCCCACCTGggccctccacctgcctctgagctcacagcacacaccctcccccatATTCCACCCCATCCACTTAcacccagcccccgccccccagcactGGTTCCCACACAGAGGTGGGAGTGGGCGCACTCTGAACTCAAACCCTCTTACTATGTAGCCTTGGGCAAGTTCTAGAACTTTCCTGAGCTTCCATTTCCTCCATTGCAAAGGGGAATTGATAATTCATATTTCCTAAGCTGGTCACAAGGATACACTGAGATAATGGAACACACTTAGTGTGGGACCTGTCTTGAAGGAAGCGCACAGTAAAGGGGAGTTATTGGTATTACATGTTAGTGTTGCTGTTATTAATGTTATGATCACAGAGGCTTCAGCCTCTGGGTTTCCATCCCAAGAGGAGGTCACTCAGGAAGTCCCATTTCTGGTTTTCTCTTGGTGGCTGGAGATCTGGGAGCTGAGCCTGGAGACTGCCTCAGGCTGGCTTGGAGGGGGAGGCTGGCAGCAGACCCTGTGGGCTCCTGGGTTAGACTCGGGCCCCCCTCATGCTGGCCGTCTAACTCAGTGTAGGACTTGCTGCACTGAGGGGTCCCCAGAGTCCCCCAGCCAAGGCCCCATAGCCCACCCTGTGCCTTTCAGTACGAATCCAAGAGTCGCCTGGCAGCAGAGGCAGCCCTGAACCACCCGTACTTCCGGTCTCTGGGAGAGCGTGTGCACCAGCTTGAAGACAGTGCgtgtggggaggttgggggagggaccAGGGTCACCCCAGAGCCAAAGAAATGGGGCAGCAGGTGTGGGTGGAAGAGCTGGAGCAAAGAGGCCGGAAGCCCCCAGTGCAGCCAAGTGCTTGGGCACAGGACTTCCCCTCCTTGGGTTCCCGACTGTGACTAAGGGCAAAACTGGGGGATCTAAGAAGCCACCTGAAAGGCCCAGTTAGGTGCTCCTGGGGCAGTCCCAAATGAAGGGGTTCCCCAGCCAGAGggctctctgtgagtgtgtgggCTCCCCCCAGGGGCTCGgccctctccctacctctctcctctctccccacagtGGCGTCCATCTTCTCCCTAAAGGAGATCCAGCTCCAGAAGGACCCGGGCTATCGGGGCCTGGCCTTCCAGCAGCCAGGTAGGGGCTtgcgcctcccccgcccccaccccttaTTAGAAGAGACCAGGGCAGGCTGCTCCTCCCTCTTGAAGAACAGAGTGGGCAATCAGCATGGCCTCCCCGCAACGTTGGCCTCCCTTTGGGGGGCccagggagagcagggaagggactGGTTTCCCTATCTCCTGCCCAGGCTTCCTCCCACAGCGTGTCCCTTGTCAGCCCCAACCCGGCATCTGACAGAGCCCTGAGGAAGGTGCATGATCTCTGGCTACATTCTGTCTGCAAACCCACCTCCATTCTGGGTTCTCTCTGTTCTGGAATTCTCCACAAATCCATTCTGGAATTCTCCCACCTCCATTCTGGGAGAGCCATACCTTGTCTCTAGAACAACTGATGGCCTTAGATGTGACGAgtacattattttttatcatcCTAAAATATCCTGACAGAGCCCTGAGGAAGGTGCATGATCTCTGGCTACACTCTGTCTGCAAACCCTGGTTTGCAGGCTAGCAAGCAAATCCTTGCTAGCCCTGTCAGAGCAGCCCCCGAGGTTGTCTCGCCTGGTCCCCGGGGCACCCTGCTGCCCAGCCCCCTCTCTGCAGCCGCACCCTTCCCCCCCAACTCTGTTCTCCAGGCCGAGGGAAGAGCCGGCGGCAGAGCATCTTCTGAGCCGGGCCCACCCTGCTGCGGCCCCAGGGACGAGAGACGAGCGTTCTCCGAGAGCACGACGGCGGGCAGGAGGGTGCCTGCGTGACCCTGGGAGGACTGAGGAACAAGGGCTAATGGCCAGCCCAGAAGACTTCTTGGCAGCCCTGCTGGCCACGGCTGtttcctcttcctgcttcccaCATGCCTCCCCTGTGGCCTTCTCCTCGACACCCACCCCTCTGTTGCTGGCCCCGGAGCTGGGCCTGAGCTGCTTTCCTGGGAGGAgatgaggggcagggagggaccaCTGACCCTTTCCCACCCCGAGGTGCTTGGGCACCAGTGTGGGACCCACAGGGAGGGGAGAATCCGGGTGCCCGGCTGAGCAGGGTGCACTGAATGTGGGTCCCACCATAGCCCCCGCCAGGGGCTGCCTGGCGCACGtcactctctttcttcccctctgggAGCAGGAAGCGCAGGGCACTTGTctgggaccctggaatcctggGTGCTGTTGTGGGCACCCAAACCCAGCCTCTACCTGGAGGGCAGGTGTCTCCAGAGCAGCCCagcccttctccacatcctcagccTGTCCCCGTTCCCTCTCCTGGCCAGAGGCCCCATATGCTGCTGGCTGCCCGGCTGAGTCCAGAGGCGGCCTGGTCCCACCAGCTggcccccgcccgcccgcccagCCTGAATGGGATTGCCTTAAATCGGCAGGGGGTAGAGCATCACTGCCCTTGGAGCTCCGACCCAAACTCCTACTTGTCCCCCCTTCCCCAAGAGCGGCTCCTGCTTAACACTCCTGGGCCCTGATAACCCAGCCCGGGCCAGGGTCCAGGGGACGACACCCCGATAGGCAGGGTCACCCTGATTCTGGTACCAGACCAGCCTCAGCTCCTTGGGGCTCGCCcagcctcttccctccttcccagcccccacAGCCCGGTCCATGCTGTACCC
This portion of the Mustela lutreola isolate mMusLut2 chromosome 14, mMusLut2.pri, whole genome shotgun sequence genome encodes:
- the CDK18 gene encoding cyclin-dependent kinase 18 isoform X1, with product MPRLSPAERGVHSLLWSPPLPPALLSPSSPSSVPDSERETQESEFLKILPGATEVQQLCRQLTCPVGTYPLSCPAGKCPTTGPTARDPLTMNKMKNFKRRLSLSVPRTETIEESLAEFTEQFNQLHNRRNEDLQLGPLGRDPQPESSTFSPTDSGEDPGQLSPGMQYRRQNQRRFSMEDISKRLSLPMDIRLPQEFLQKLQLESPDLPKPLSRMSRRASLSDIGFGKLETYVKLDKLGEGTYATVFKGRSKLTENLVALKEIRLEHEEGAPCTAIREVSLLRNLKHANIVTLHDLIHTERSLTLVFEYLDSDLKQYLDHCGNLMSMHNVKIFMFQLLRGLAYCHRRKILHRDLKPQNLLISERGELKLADFGLARAKSVPTKTYSNEVVTLWYRPPDVLLGSTEYSTPIDMWGVGCIHYEMATGRPLFPGSTVKEELHLIFRLLGTPTEETWPGVMALPEFRAYNFPRYLPQPLISHAPRLDTDGIHLLTSLLLYESKSRLAAEAALNHPYFRSLGERVHQLEDMASIFSLKEIQLQKDPGYRGLAFQQPGRGKSRRQSIF
- the CDK18 gene encoding cyclin-dependent kinase 18 isoform X2, which produces MNKMKNFKRRLSLSVPRTETIEESLAEFTEQFNQLHNRRNEDLQLGPLGRDPQPESSTFSPTDSGEDPGQLSPGMQYRRQNQRRFSMEDISKRLSLPMDIRLPQEFLQKLQLESPDLPKPLSRMSRRASLSDIGFGKLETYVKLDKLGEGTYATVFKGRSKLTENLVALKEIRLEHEEGAPCTAIREVSLLRNLKHANIVTLHDLIHTERSLTLVFEYLDSDLKQYLDHCGNLMSMHNVKIFMFQLLRGLAYCHRRKILHRDLKPQNLLISERGELKLADFGLARAKSVPTKTYSNEVVTLWYRPPDVLLGSTEYSTPIDMWGVGCIHYEMATGRPLFPGSTVKEELHLIFRLLGTPTEETWPGVMALPEFRAYNFPRYLPQPLISHAPRLDTDGIHLLTSLLLYESKSRLAAEAALNHPYFRSLGERVHQLEDMASIFSLKEIQLQKDPGYRGLAFQQPGRGKSRRQSIF
- the CDK18 gene encoding cyclin-dependent kinase 18 isoform X3; translation: MRDISKRLSLPMDIRLPQEFLQKLQLESPDLPKPLSRMSRRASLSDIGFGKLETYVKLDKLGEGTYATVFKGRSKLTENLVALKEIRLEHEEGAPCTAIREVSLLRNLKHANIVTLHDLIHTERSLTLVFEYLDSDLKQYLDHCGNLMSMHNVKIFMFQLLRGLAYCHRRKILHRDLKPQNLLISERGELKLADFGLARAKSVPTKTYSNEVVTLWYRPPDVLLGSTEYSTPIDMWGVGCIHYEMATGRPLFPGSTVKEELHLIFRLLGTPTEETWPGVMALPEFRAYNFPRYLPQPLISHAPRLDTDGIHLLTSLLLYESKSRLAAEAALNHPYFRSLGERVHQLEDMASIFSLKEIQLQKDPGYRGLAFQQPGRGKSRRQSIF